TGGTGACGCTAAATTAACGTGTCAATCGTCGCTAACACCCCATCATGATTATTGTCATGTGACGTAAGATACGTAGCCATCTCTTTGACGGGTGTAATCGCATTTTGCATCGCAAAACTGTAATCAGCCTCCCGTAGCATTTCAAGATCATTACCGTTATCACCGAACGCGGCCGTTTGACTAGGGGCAACGTGCCAATGCTGCTGGAGATAAGCAAGCCCGGTTGCCTTGTTAACATGTGGTGGAATGACGTCAAGCCCATTACCACCGCTGACAGTCGCACGTAACCGGCCAGCAAATTGCTGATTGATCAAAGCGGCGTGCGCATCAGCATCCGTGGCTTGCCAACTAAAAGTCGCTTTATAGATATGGTCATCAATTGCTGATAGCGATGGCACCACTTGCAGCCGGCTCAAATAGTACCGCATGATTGGACTGTCATCTTGGGGCCGAATATATGCCCCTTGCTTGCCGGAGACCGAGATCTCAGCACCAGCCAGTGCTGGTTCAGTCGCCACGTAAACTAACAGTTCCTGATAAAGCGCCGGCTCAATCAAGCTTTCAGCCAACACGTTGCCGTGATTATCAATGACTAACCCGCCATTTTCAGCCACATAGGTCAATTCACCGTTGATCCCGTCAAAAACATCAATACAATGTTGCAGCTGATTGCCGCTCGCCACAACAAAGTGCTGGCCCTGAGCATTCATTTGATCCAACTGGGCCTGAAACCGATGGTGATCAAACTGATGGTCGTCTCTCAAAAACGTGCCATCTAAATCGGTGGCAATAATAGCTACTTTCACGATAGTAAACGCCTCACTTAAATTTGGTATACGTTCATTTTACCAAAATTGAAAGTGGTTTCAATAACTTTAGAAATGAAACCTCTCAGCAAACGGCGAAGAACTAAAGGCCTAGTAGCCCTGATCCTCGTAGTCTTCTAGCATCGCAACCATTTCACCATCATCTGGTTCAATCGTTAGATAATTCCGCAACGCTACCACGGCACTGTCGGCCATTCCTGCTTCGCGGAAGAAATAAATTGCTGGCTTAAGGAAATCCTTGTTATGTTCAAAGAACGGATAAGCCGCTTCGTAATTATCCTTAGCCGCCTGAAAATGATCGAGCCGGTCATTAGAGATTGCCAAGTTCCAGTAGAACTGTGGATCAAACTCATTACTTTGCAAATATTGATCCAACAAGTCGATATTGTCTTGATAACGGTCCCGCTGAACTAACAAATTAGACAGTTCCAGTACCGTAGTCAAATTATCAGGGTCAATACTCAAGCCTTCCCGTAAATACTTTTCAGCTAATTCCTGATCGTCTAATTTCAAGGCTAAGCGGGCAGTTTGCAAGTACAGCTGCTCATTGTATTGGTCGACCGCTAAACCTTCTTGTAAGGTCAATAACGCCTTGTCCAGTTGATGAAGTTGCTCTTGGGCCTGGGCCAAGTATGGATACAGGGACGCATACTGATTGTCTTGTTCCCGCAGTTTGTCGAAGATATCAACAGCCTTCTGGGGTTCGTTTAATTGCAAATAAGTGAAGCCTAATTCAAACTGGCTGTCCGGCGTGAGCTTGGCAGGCTTGATTTGTTCTAAATAACCCACCGCCTGCTCAAAGCGCCCGGACTCAGCATAAGCCACCCCTAGTCGTTCAACTAAGTTAACTTTAGAGATCTCTAGTTGTCCCTGCTTGATCAAGTCCAAGTAGAAGCGAGTCGCCTGACCGTAGTTACGAATCAAGAAGTAAAATTCTGCGAGCGCAAATTCGACAACTGGTTCGTCCGGTGCCAGCTGATAGGCTTCCTTGAGTTTTTGCTCACTGACTTCAAATAACTCTTGGGTCTGGTATAGATCGGCCTCAACTAACAACGCTTGAACGTATGCCGGTGAGTCTGGCTTAACTTGTTGTAAATAGTCGAGTGCCAGGT
This Lactiplantibacillus plantarum DNA region includes the following protein-coding sequences:
- a CDS encoding Cof-type HAD-IIB family hydrolase; amino-acid sequence: MKVAIIATDLDGTFLRDDHQFDHHRFQAQLDQMNAQGQHFVVASGNQLQHCIDVFDGINGELTYVAENGGLVIDNHGNVLAESLIEPALYQELLVYVATEPALAGAEISVSGKQGAYIRPQDDSPIMRYYLSRLQVVPSLSAIDDHIYKATFSWQATDADAHAALINQQFAGRLRATVSGGNGLDVIPPHVNKATGLAYLQQHWHVAPSQTAAFGDNGNDLEMLREADYSFAMQNAITPVKEMATYLTSHDNNHDGVLATIDTLI
- a CDS encoding tetratricopeptide repeat protein, with the translated sequence MSYSEKMLAALSNGQIDTAKKHFAWALRKDDDQTLYSLAEELYGLGFLKQAERTYKKLLAKYPDEDDLRTSLADIAIDEDDTDLALDYLQQVKPDSPAYVQALLVEADLYQTQELFEVSEQKLKEAYQLAPDEPVVEFALAEFYFLIRNYGQATRFYLDLIKQGQLEISKVNLVERLGVAYAESGRFEQAVGYLEQIKPAKLTPDSQFELGFTYLQLNEPQKAVDIFDKLREQDNQYASLYPYLAQAQEQLHQLDKALLTLQEGLAVDQYNEQLYLQTARLALKLDDQELAEKYLREGLSIDPDNLTTVLELSNLLVQRDRYQDNIDLLDQYLQSNEFDPQFYWNLAISNDRLDHFQAAKDNYEAAYPFFEHNKDFLKPAIYFFREAGMADSAVVALRNYLTIEPDDGEMVAMLEDYEDQGY